GCCATGATCGAGGAACGGTTCGCGGGCCAGACGGGCGGCCTGGTGGTCACCGAATTCATGGAACACCAACATGACCCGACAGTGCTGGGGATCGTGGCCAACGAGAAAGAGGTCTACATCGCTTCCGTTGCCGACCAGGATGTAGAGGGAACCCGGTTCACAGGCTCCACTTTCCCGACTTTACTGCCGGACGGGATGGTCGCCAGGCTCAAGGAATACACGAGGACCGTCGGCCGGGCCATGGGACGAAAAGGATACCGGGGCGCCTTCGGGTGCGACTTTATCGTCACCCTTGACCAGGAGGTCCTTTTTATCGAGATTAACGCCCGGAAGCAGGGTACGACCCTCGAGACGGCGCTGACCATGCTCGCCGCCTTGCCCGGACACCCGACCTACCCCGAACTGGAACTTTCCGCTGTGCTGGACGGGAGTTTTCCGGAAGGGCCGGCGGAGATGAGTTCCACGAACGCTCCCCTGGCATGGGCGACATATAATTACAAGGCTGACAGGGAGGTCATCGTCAGCGGGTGCCTCACGCCGGCCATGGATGAGGAGGCCCTCTTTGAGCAGGCCCGGACCGGGACAGGGGGCTACGTCATCCTCGATCACGTCGGTCCCGACACCCATGCGAGTAAGGGAGTGTTCATCGCCCGGATCGTGGCCGCGGGGCCGAACAGGGAAACAGTGAGAGAATCTCTCGAAAAGGGGGTCCGGGAGGTCCACCGGACCGTTTTGTGACCGCCGCCAGGGATACGGGGGCCGGGTCTCGCGAGGAACAAGGAGAAGATATGGGCAGGGAAGCTGATATGAAAACCGACAGGGAGACCGGCGAGTGCCTTAACGGCGGTCCCGGTTATTCGAAGATGGATGTCTCGGAGGAGGACCGATCCATCGCCATCGCCAGGTCCGCGGAAGTGAGGGAACTGGACGCCGGGTACTTTGCCGTCAAGGACCAGATCCCCACCGGCCTGAAGCTCGCGGACCGGTACCGGGAAAGGCGTGATCTGATACTGAAGGTCCTCGGGGGGACCCTGGAGGATTGGGACGACTACAGGTGGCAGCTGCGCAACCGGATCCACGACGTGGATATACTGGGGCGGATCATCAGCCTCACCGAAAAGGAGCGCCAGGATATCGCCATGACGGGTCAGCAGTACCGGTGGGGCATCTCGCCCTACTACGCGAGCCTCATGGACCCTGAAGATTCCCGTTGCCCGGTCAGGCTCCAGGCGGTCCCCAGCATCCACGAGTACCTGGACGATTCGGAAGTCCGTGACCCCATGATCATCAAGTACAACAGCCCGGCCCCCCTCGTCTCCAGGCTTTACCCCGACCGGCTCATCATCAACGTCACCAACGCATGCGCCATGTTCTGCCGGCACTGCCTGAGGCGCAAGGATATCGACCACAGCGACGTGACCTACCCGAGAGAGATGCTGGGGAAGGCCATCGCCTACGTCCGGGAATCCCCCGAGATCAGGGACGTCCTGCTCACGGGAGGGGACGCCCTGTCCCTGTCCGATGAAAAGCTGGATTTTATCCTCACCGAGCTCGACAAGATCCCCCACGTGGAGATCAAACGCCTCGGTTCCCGAATGCCCTGCGTGGTGCCCCAGAGGATCACCCCCGAGCTGTGCCGCATGCTCGAAAAGCACGATCCGGTGTACCTGAACACCCAGTTCAACCATCCCAGGGAGGTGACGGTCGAGGCTCGAAAAGCGGTGGACATGCTGACCCGGAGCGGCGTCGTGGTCCGGGACCAGACCGTCCTCCTCAAGGGTGTCAATGCCGACAAGTACGTCATGAAAAAGCTCATGCAGGAGCTTTTGCGCATCAAGGTCGCCCCCTACTATATTTTCAACTGCAAGAAGGTGGAAGGGCTGCGTCATTTCAGGCCGCCCATCGCCGAGGGGATCGAGATCATCGAGCACTTGAGGGGGCACACCTCGGGGATGGCTGTCCCGACGTTCATCATTACTGCCCCTGACGGCCGGGGGAAAACACCCTTGAATCCGCAGTACCTGCTCAAACCCGCCGTCCATGGAAAAGCCCTCATCCGGACCTGGGGTGGACACATCCTGGAGTACGACGACGAACTTGAGGAGAACGGACAGCCGTGATCGGACCAGAGATCCGGGACCGTGCCGGAGCGCTCAGGGTTGAAAGCCTCGATCTGCTCGAATCCCTTGTCCGCGTCAACAGCCACTCGGCCCACCCCGAGGGGATCAACCGCGTCGGCCAGCTGGTCCTCGACAGCCTTCCCGCCTCCATGTCCGTCACCTTTGCCGCCGACGGCAACGGGGTCCGTCACCACGTGGCGGCCGGTCCGTGCGGGAGGGAGGAGAAGATCCTCCTTGTCGGACACCTGGACACCGTGTTCCCCTACCGCGGAACCGGGGAGCCGTTCGAGACC
This bacterium DNA region includes the following protein-coding sequences:
- a CDS encoding KamA family radical SAM protein, whose product is MDVSEEDRSIAIARSAEVRELDAGYFAVKDQIPTGLKLADRYRERRDLILKVLGGTLEDWDDYRWQLRNRIHDVDILGRIISLTEKERQDIAMTGQQYRWGISPYYASLMDPEDSRCPVRLQAVPSIHEYLDDSEVRDPMIIKYNSPAPLVSRLYPDRLIINVTNACAMFCRHCLRRKDIDHSDVTYPREMLGKAIAYVRESPEIRDVLLTGGDALSLSDEKLDFILTELDKIPHVEIKRLGSRMPCVVPQRITPELCRMLEKHDPVYLNTQFNHPREVTVEARKAVDMLTRSGVVVRDQTVLLKGVNADKYVMKKLMQELLRIKVAPYYIFNCKKVEGLRHFRPPIAEGIEIIEHLRGHTSGMAVPTFIITAPDGRGKTPLNPQYLLKPAVHGKALIRTWGGHILEYDDELEENGQP
- a CDS encoding ATP-grasp domain-containing protein, which gives rise to MDITGGRTWFLYVGEVKAAGLNRFLTDPISRRYGKPAECVHVVPDVLSLYPEGHFVVINPAAVLAGSEAGKRCCVRPPGSEFAAMVSADPGVREMVDRILGVQDRLLVNVFETSSLLDLGKDRPITVIGPEADLAHTLNNKLLQYRLAGELDIPVPAGGTFDTLAGALGFAGEIFAGGGRVFISAAYSAGGSNSIIADSGAMIEERFAGQTGGLVVTEFMEHQHDPTVLGIVANEKEVYIASVADQDVEGTRFTGSTFPTLLPDGMVARLKEYTRTVGRAMGRKGYRGAFGCDFIVTLDQEVLFIEINARKQGTTLETALTMLAALPGHPTYPELELSAVLDGSFPEGPAEMSSTNAPLAWATYNYKADREVIVSGCLTPAMDEEALFEQARTGTGGYVILDHVGPDTHASKGVFIARIVAAGPNRETVRESLEKGVREVHRTVL